In Electrophorus electricus isolate fEleEle1 chromosome 1, fEleEle1.pri, whole genome shotgun sequence, a single window of DNA contains:
- the st6gal2b gene encoding beta-galactoside alpha-2,6-sialyltransferase 2b produces MNPWRCGMLVLVGILGWTLLFFLYFSWSIDSHSSLLLAVVDTRHVQLSARTLTTMRGQNDSSVQRQVRLLPPAMMLPQVNKWRRARRPLDFEFFSEGRQAVHALWKGQASADMLSFRLQEAKKSYTGINPHNVTYTGSMVAQRGTQDLLCQLKRQQLRTVDGTEEPFAKLGWRQLVPGKPLQQLRDTPYRTCAVVTSAGALLRSSLGKEIDSHDAVLRFNAAPTRGFEDHVGSKTTIRIINSQILADSYHFASSSLYKNITLLAWDPTSYSANLEKWYSKPDYDLFPAYVERRRSSPSQLFYILHPAFIWHLWDVLQNNIDEDIQPNPPSSGFIGIIVMLSLCEKVDIYEFIPSRRHTTLCHYYDYYHDMACTLGAYHPLLYEKLLVRRMTETSMDDLSNNGKAVLSGFSQITC; encoded by the exons ATGAATCCTTGGAGATGTGGCATGCTGGTCTTGGTGGGCATACTGGGCTGGACACTGCTCTTCTTTCTTTACTTTTCCTGGAGCATTGACTCCCACTCAAGCCTGCTTCTGGCCGTCGTGGACACCCGCCACGTTCAGTTGAGTGCCAGGACCTTGACCACGATGAGGGGACAGAATGACAGCAGTGTCCAGAGACAGGTTAGACTACTCCCCCCCGCCATGATGCTGCCCCAAGTGAACAAGTGGAGGAGAGCGAGGAGGCCCTTGGACTTTGAGTTCTTCTCTGAGGGAAGGCAGGCGGTGCATGCGCTGTGGAAGGGCCAAGCCTCGGCAGATATGCTGAGCTTTAGACTGCAGGAAGCCAAGAAAAGTTACACTGGCATCAACCCGCACAATGTGACGTACACGGGCTCGATGGTGGCACAGCGCGGCACCCAGGACTTACTGTGTCAGCTGAAACGGCAGCAGCTCAGGACCGTGGACGGGACCGAGGAGCCTTTCGCCAAGCTGGGCTGGCGGCAGCTGGTGCCAGGGAAGCCTCTGCAGCAGCTCCGCGACACCCCCTACAGGACATGTGCTGTCGTCACCTCCGCTGGTGCCTTGCTCAGATCATCTCTGGGGAAAGAGATTG ATTCCCATGATGCAGTTCTGCGGTTCAATGCGGCTCCAACCAGGGGCTTTGAGGACCACGTCGGCAGCAAGACCACAATCCGTATCATCAATTCACAG ATTTTGGCTGACTCATACCATTTTGCAAGCAGTTCTCTCTATAAGAACATTACACTGTTGGCGTGGGACCCTACCTCATACTCTGCCAACCTAGAGAAG TGGTACAGTAAACCGGACTATGACCTGTTCCCGGCGTACGTGGAGCGCAGGAGGAGCTCACCCTCCCAGCTCTTCTATATACTGCACCCTGCCTTCATCTggcatctgtgggatgtgctcCAGAACAACATAGACGAGGACATCCAGCCTAACCCACCCTCCTCCGGCTTCATAG GCATCATTGTGATGCTGAGCCTGTGTGAGAAGGTTGACATCTATGAGTTCATCCCTTCCAGACGACACACGACGCTGTGTCACTACTATGACTACTACCACGACATGGCCTGCACGCTCGGGGCCTATCACCCGCTGCTCTACGAGAAGCTCCTGGTCAGGAGGATGACCGAGACCTCCATGGACGACCTTTCGAATAATGGCAAGGCGGTCCTCTCGGGGTTTAGTCAGATCACCTGCTAG